ACCCTAAAGTGAAACCTTTTTTAAGAAAAGAAGGCATTGAAGCGATAGAATCCCAGGGTGTATACGTGGTCTCTGAAGATGGCGATTTAGAAACGCCTTTAATTAATGGTGCCGATTGTGCCTATGTGATTTTTGATGAAAAGAAAGTGGCATTATGTGCTATTGAAGAAGCCTATAACCAAGGTGAAATTTCTTGGAAAAAACCTGTTTCTTGTCATTTATACCCCATACGAGTACAAGACTACACTGAATTTTCGGCAGTAAATTACCACAAATGGCAAATTTGTGACGATGCCTGTACGCTTGGAAAAGAATTACAAATTCCCGTTTATAAATTTGTAAAGGAGGCCTTAATTAGAAAATTTGGTGAAGACTGGTATTCGGAATTGGAAAAGGTTGCCAACAAGTTCCAATAACTAAAAATAATCCTCTTAAACACCTTTAAAATAAGGGGTTTAAAATATAAAAACTTGTTTTTTCCTGTAAACTTTTTGAAAATTAAAAAATTGTAAAAACTTGAAAAACAGACTATTAACACTTTTATTTTGTAAACTTCATTTTGTTTGTAAATTCTTTAATTGTTAAAAACTTCTTGACATTGTTTATAACTAAACTTTCATTTTTAACAGCATTTTTCAATCTTTGTTACTCCCTAAATCGGTACAGATTTTCGTTTAACTTTTAAAATAAAACCCAAAAAAAATGTCTCAGTCAATAGAACCCATTCTACAAGAAAACAAAAATCGTTTTGTTATTTTTCCAATTGAACATCATGATATTTGGGAATGGTATAAAAAATCGGAGGCTAGTTTTTGGACTGCAGAAGAAATTGATCTACATCAGGATCTTTCAGACTGGAAAAATAAACTAAACGATGACGAGCGCTATTTTATAAAACACATTTTGGCCTTTTTTGCGGCTAGTGATGGTATTGTAAATGAAAACTTAGCAGAAAACTTTGTAAGCGAAGTACAGTATAGTGAGGCGAAATTCTTTTACGGGTTTCAAATTATGATGGAAAACATCCACAGTGAAACCTATTCACTTTTAATTGATACCTACGTTAAAGACGAAAAGGAAAAAGATTTATTATTTAATGCGCTTGAAAATTTCCCTGCGATAAAGAAAAAAGCAGATTGGGCTTTGAAATGGATTGAATCTCCAAGTTTTGCAGAACGTTTAATTGCATTTGCAGCGGTAGAAGGTATTTTCTTTTCAGGGGC
This genomic window from Mariniflexile sp. TRM1-10 contains:
- a CDS encoding DUF3109 family protein; translation: MFQLGKTIVSEDIIEKDFMCNLSACKGACCIDGDAGAPLEKEEAEILKDIYPKVKPFLRKEGIEAIESQGVYVVSEDGDLETPLINGADCAYVIFDEKKVALCAIEEAYNQGEISWKKPVSCHLYPIRVQDYTEFSAVNYHKWQICDDACTLGKELQIPVYKFVKEALIRKFGEDWYSELEKVANKFQ
- a CDS encoding ribonucleotide-diphosphate reductase subunit beta, whose amino-acid sequence is MSQSIEPILQENKNRFVIFPIEHHDIWEWYKKSEASFWTAEEIDLHQDLSDWKNKLNDDERYFIKHILAFFAASDGIVNENLAENFVSEVQYSEAKFFYGFQIMMENIHSETYSLLIDTYVKDEKEKDLLFNALENFPAIKKKADWALKWIESPSFAERLIAFAAVEGIFFSGAFCSIFWLKKRGLMPGLTFSNELISRDEGVHCDFAVHLHNKHLVNKVPKDRIREILVDALDIEREFITESLPASLIGMNAKLMSQYLEFVTDRLLFELGCDKEYNTANPFDFMDMISLQGKTNFFEKRVSEYQKAGVLNKEEEKDKFTFDADF